The following proteins are encoded in a genomic region of Lutra lutra chromosome 16, mLutLut1.2, whole genome shotgun sequence:
- the LOC125086687 gene encoding uncharacterized protein LOC125086687 codes for MERLGVRKQESQSGGAWWGASGRWDSAELQGRIAAAAAAALCSFAAGPRQGGRTSEQRAPTSSPAWSPRPLRADSPSPTRQPLPYGAVGLSPRPVPCARRDRSPAPPAFSVGRAPRLQASRLRQLDPRAPGSTSCPFSKDLSLIFSQRPTKTVNFHSFNFVSSLYTQHGTGTHNPRSRVTCCLDSASQVPLNISLFDLLS; via the exons ATGGAGAGACTCGGGGTCCGGAAGCAAGAGTCGCAGTCCGGAG GGGCTTGGTGGGGGGCGTCAGGCCGTTGGGATTCCGCGGAGCTCCAGGGGCGCATCGCAGCCGCTGCCGCCGCGGCACTTTGCAGCTTTGCCGCGGGCCCTCGACAGGGCGGCCGCACTAGCGAGCAGCGGGCGCCCACCTCCTCTCCGGCCTGGTCCCCGCGGCCACTCCGCGCCGACAGCCCCAGCCCAACTCGACAGCCTCTGCCCTACGGCGCAGTGGGCCTGTCGCCGCGACCGGTTCCCTGCGCAAGGCGGGACAGGTCGCCGGCGCCTCCGGCCTTCAGCGTGGGGCGGGCACCGCGGCTTCAGGCTTCCCGGCTCCggcagctcgatcccagggcccctggaagcacctcctgccccttcagcAAAG atttatcattaattttttcccAACGGCCTACCAAAACTGTAAATTTCCATTCATTCAATTTCGTCAG tagcctctacacccaacatggaactggaactcacaacccaagatcaagagtcacatgctgtttggactcagccagccaggtgcccctgaatatatCTTTATTTGACCTCCTCTCTTGA